In Natronogracilivirga saccharolytica, the following are encoded in one genomic region:
- the folD gene encoding bifunctional methylenetetrahydrofolate dehydrogenase/methenyltetrahydrofolate cyclohydrolase FolD gives MAKNIIDGKKVASILRQQVREDVQEWVGRGNRSPMLQAILIGDDPASRTYVAAKTRACKEVGIESETSVFPDTISIRELKEAIRSYNKDDSIDGILLQLPLPSHLHPSQIIETIDHRKDVDGFHPMNVGRLAVGQPTFRSCTPAGILELFRYYSVMTKGKRAVVVGASNIVGSPMAIMLSRENDSGKATTTICHKYTRDLTQHTIQADILVVAVGSPGMITGQMVKEGVVVVDVGINRVSDSTTEKGYRLVGDCDFETVSEKASLITPVPGGVGPMTVAMLMKNTLLAAKKSIYPKED, from the coding sequence ATGGCAAAAAACATCATCGACGGAAAAAAAGTAGCATCCATTCTCAGACAGCAAGTCCGCGAAGATGTGCAGGAATGGGTAGGAAGAGGCAACCGGTCACCGATGCTCCAGGCCATCCTGATTGGTGACGATCCGGCCTCACGAACCTATGTGGCCGCAAAAACTCGCGCCTGCAAGGAAGTGGGAATCGAATCGGAAACATCAGTCTTTCCCGACACGATTTCCATCAGAGAACTCAAGGAAGCCATAAGATCATATAACAAGGATGACAGTATTGACGGTATTCTGCTGCAGCTGCCGCTTCCCTCGCATTTGCATCCCTCACAAATTATTGAAACCATCGACCACAGAAAGGATGTAGACGGATTTCATCCCATGAACGTCGGCAGGCTTGCTGTCGGACAACCAACCTTCCGCTCCTGCACCCCGGCGGGTATACTTGAGCTGTTCCGGTATTACAGTGTCATGACCAAAGGAAAAAGGGCAGTGGTAGTAGGGGCCAGCAATATCGTCGGCTCCCCCATGGCAATCATGCTGTCCCGGGAGAATGATTCCGGAAAGGCAACCACAACGATTTGCCATAAATACACACGCGATCTTACCCAGCACACCATCCAGGCCGATATCCTTGTAGTTGCCGTCGGCTCTCCGGGCATGATTACCGGACAAATGGTGAAGGAAGGTGTCGTCGTGGTTGATGTCGGAATTAACCGCGTTTCTGACTCCACAACGGAGAAGGGCTACCGCCTTGTCGGTGATTGCGATTTCGAGACCGTCTCCGAAAAAGCAAGTCTCATCACCCCTGTTCCGGGCGGTGTCGGCCCGATGACAGTGGCTATGCTGATGAAAAACACGCTGCTTGCTGCAAAGAAATCCATCTATCCGAAAGAGGACTGA
- a CDS encoding cation:proton antiporter, whose amino-acid sequence MSFLDFLDLPFSDPVLIFALVMVIILTVPIVADKLRVPAIVGLIFAGALVGQGALGLLERDDTIILLGTVGLLYLMFIAGISIDLEKFSKFRERSLSFGIISFGLPLAGSMLLAPALLDYSTKSALLLGAIVGSHTLLAYPIANRLGIGKNTAVTMSLGATIVTDALSLTILAIVAATMHGELDASFWLTFLGFVTLYLVVVVFTLPRLGRWFFRNVRDQTNIEYVFLLTVLFVTAYFAQLVGLAAIIGAFLAGLTMNRLVPENSTLMSRVQFVGNALFIPFFLISVGMLVDFRVLVSIEVWLIALLFFLLVMIGKYAAAKAVQLYFRFSSEEGWIMMGLTSPQAAATLAVTLIGFDLGLFDEMAVNAVVLLIMSSCFVGPYLVDLYGRRLVLQEEKASFSVSDAPERILVPLSNPDTSEALMDIAIMIRGNKSTEPIFPLTVARETRSVEADVASGEKLLSHAVVHAAAADVPVIPVTRVDYNIASGIVRATKELRISDIVIGWNGVITARQRIFGSVLDQLMDQSDETILVSKIEQPINTCERTILVLPPMAQYEPGFGNSFQTVKKLINQLGTKVVVLSMESNQSILKPFIENQEPELKAEYKLVSNWNNVYNDISNIYDADSDLVILFSSRRGTIAWQPSFERLPGQIIRKVTPQNLIIVYPAEVEDHSNPTAILRLDESPLTPDMTSNQIYIATDADSNHASAIENLVKGLFPDRSDVASQIAHQLKSIDPDNLPGDLPGMMLQHLSTHFVDRPRLLLAINEKGFHVKKYGEPVKVMFILLSPTHMSMQRNLLILNRLARIVGDKKTRNLLAKAKNIDDIRKTLSARLTILPPNGENITEEEEGKNGE is encoded by the coding sequence ATGAGTTTCCTTGATTTTCTTGACCTGCCTTTCAGTGATCCCGTTCTGATTTTTGCACTGGTAATGGTGATTATTCTGACGGTACCGATCGTCGCTGACAAGCTTCGCGTCCCGGCGATTGTAGGTTTGATTTTTGCCGGTGCTCTTGTAGGTCAGGGAGCTCTCGGCCTGCTGGAGCGGGACGATACGATCATTCTGCTCGGCACGGTGGGGCTTTTGTATCTGATGTTTATTGCCGGCATTTCGATCGACCTGGAAAAATTCAGCAAATTCCGGGAGCGAAGCCTGTCATTCGGTATCATCTCCTTCGGCCTGCCTCTTGCCGGCAGCATGCTGCTGGCGCCGGCTCTTCTGGACTATTCCACAAAAAGCGCGTTGCTGCTGGGTGCTATTGTGGGTTCCCACACCCTGCTTGCCTATCCTATTGCAAACAGGCTCGGTATCGGCAAAAACACCGCTGTAACCATGAGCCTTGGTGCGACCATTGTCACCGATGCGTTGTCACTGACCATACTTGCCATCGTAGCTGCTACGATGCACGGAGAACTTGATGCTTCGTTCTGGCTGACCTTTCTCGGGTTTGTTACGTTGTACCTGGTTGTGGTGGTCTTTACCCTACCCAGGCTGGGCCGCTGGTTTTTTCGCAATGTACGCGATCAGACAAATATTGAGTATGTTTTTCTGCTCACCGTTTTGTTTGTTACGGCCTATTTTGCACAGCTGGTCGGACTTGCCGCCATTATCGGAGCCTTTCTTGCCGGACTTACCATGAACCGTCTGGTGCCCGAAAACAGCACTCTGATGAGCCGCGTGCAATTTGTCGGGAATGCGCTGTTCATACCGTTTTTCCTGATTTCGGTCGGAATGCTTGTTGATTTCCGGGTTCTTGTATCAATCGAAGTCTGGCTCATCGCGTTACTTTTCTTCCTGCTGGTTATGATCGGAAAATATGCCGCTGCGAAAGCAGTTCAGCTGTATTTCCGGTTTTCCAGTGAAGAAGGATGGATCATGATGGGACTTACAAGTCCGCAGGCTGCTGCGACCCTTGCTGTGACGCTTATCGGATTTGATCTGGGACTTTTCGATGAAATGGCCGTAAATGCGGTTGTGCTTCTGATCATGAGCAGCTGCTTTGTCGGCCCTTATCTGGTTGATCTGTACGGCCGCCGGCTGGTTCTTCAGGAAGAAAAGGCCTCTTTTAGTGTTTCAGATGCACCAGAGCGTATCCTGGTGCCACTGTCCAACCCGGATACATCCGAAGCTCTGATGGACATTGCCATTATGATCCGCGGAAACAAGAGCACAGAGCCCATTTTCCCGCTTACCGTAGCCAGAGAGACCCGGAGTGTCGAGGCCGATGTTGCATCCGGAGAGAAGCTGCTGAGTCATGCTGTCGTCCATGCTGCTGCCGCCGATGTGCCGGTTATTCCCGTAACAAGGGTCGATTATAATATTGCCTCTGGCATTGTCAGAGCTACCAAGGAGTTGCGAATTTCGGACATCGTGATAGGCTGGAACGGAGTTATCACGGCACGGCAAAGGATTTTCGGATCGGTTCTGGATCAGCTGATGGATCAGTCTGATGAAACCATTCTCGTTTCAAAGATCGAACAGCCCATCAACACCTGCGAGCGGACGATTCTTGTATTACCGCCAATGGCACAGTATGAACCGGGATTCGGCAACAGTTTTCAGACAGTCAAAAAGCTTATAAATCAGCTTGGCACAAAAGTAGTTGTCCTGAGCATGGAGAGCAACCAGTCCATTCTGAAACCGTTTATTGAAAATCAGGAGCCGGAGCTAAAGGCCGAGTACAAGCTGGTTTCGAACTGGAATAATGTATACAACGATATAAGCAATATTTATGACGCTGACAGCGATCTTGTAATTTTGTTCAGTTCCCGGAGGGGGACGATTGCCTGGCAGCCCAGTTTTGAGCGCCTGCCCGGGCAGATCATCCGCAAGGTGACTCCGCAGAATCTGATTATTGTCTATCCTGCCGAGGTGGAGGATCACAGCAATCCGACGGCTATACTCCGGCTGGATGAGTCACCTTTGACACCGGATATGACTTCAAATCAGATTTACATTGCTACTGATGCCGATTCAAACCATGCTTCTGCCATAGAAAATCTGGTAAAGGGGTTATTCCCGGACCGATCTGATGTTGCATCTCAAATTGCACACCAGCTTAAAAGCATTGATCCTGACAATTTGCCCGGAGATCTGCCCGGCATGATGCTTCAGCACTTGAGCACTCATTTCGTTGACCGGCCCCGGCTATTGCTGGCAATTAATGAAAAAGGATTTCATGTAAAAAAATACGGCGAACCGGTGAAGGTAATGTTCATCCTTCTCAGCCCGACCCACATGAGTATGCAGCGCAATCTGCTTATTTTGAACCGGCTGGCCAGAATTGTGGGTGACAAGAAGACAAGAAACCTGCTGGCAAAGGCTAAAAACATCGACGATATAAGAAAAACGCTGTCGGCCAGGCTGACCATATTACCGCCAAACGGAGAAAATATTACCGAAGAAGAGGAAGGAAAAAACGGTGAATAG
- a CDS encoding glycosyltransferase family 2 protein: protein MPAHASTSKNHPETGPKDVKIAVLLSTYNGEQYIEELLDSLLHQEFESWDLWVRDDGSHDNTVSLIRKFKKRLEDTDRRNRIFFIQGENIGVTSSFFTLADAAESGYDGFAFCDQDDVWHPDKLTRAASALSTHRASTQKNQSSREDLTNAEGPFLYHCRQWMTLADDPSVRELSPLPKRTGFGNALVQNQVVGCSMVINAELRKLMTMAFSRYGNNVSEHIIMHDWWCYLVASAFGDIYYDSHPSITFRRHDRSSSPATTGILQQMSRRAIALQKRSWSVKHILDQAASFQQVYGNALSNPKKKDLLNMAVKLRKSGLFFRTGYFFSGRHYRSTRFETLVFRLLVVAGH, encoded by the coding sequence ATGCCTGCACACGCATCTACATCAAAGAATCATCCTGAAACCGGTCCGAAGGATGTGAAAATAGCCGTTCTTCTTTCTACATATAACGGAGAACAATATATCGAAGAACTTCTTGACAGTTTGCTGCACCAGGAGTTTGAAAGCTGGGACCTATGGGTCAGAGACGATGGGTCCCATGACAATACCGTATCCCTGATCAGAAAATTTAAAAAAAGGCTTGAAGATACAGACCGGAGAAACCGGATTTTTTTCATTCAGGGAGAGAATATCGGAGTAACGTCCAGCTTTTTTACCCTTGCCGATGCGGCAGAAAGCGGGTATGACGGATTTGCGTTCTGTGACCAGGATGATGTCTGGCATCCGGATAAGCTGACGCGTGCAGCCTCGGCGCTGAGTACACATCGTGCCTCCACTCAGAAGAATCAATCAAGCCGGGAAGATCTCACAAATGCAGAAGGACCATTTTTATACCACTGCAGGCAATGGATGACTCTGGCCGATGATCCGTCAGTGCGCGAACTGAGTCCGCTGCCAAAACGAACCGGTTTTGGCAATGCCCTGGTGCAAAATCAGGTTGTCGGCTGCTCCATGGTAATCAACGCGGAGCTGCGAAAGCTGATGACCATGGCCTTTTCCCGCTACGGAAACAACGTTTCAGAGCATATCATCATGCACGACTGGTGGTGCTATCTTGTTGCATCCGCCTTCGGTGACATTTACTATGACTCACATCCATCCATAACTTTCCGAAGGCACGACCGCAGTTCAAGCCCTGCAACTACCGGAATACTGCAGCAGATGAGCCGCCGTGCAATTGCACTGCAAAAAAGATCCTGGAGTGTAAAACATATACTGGACCAGGCTGCCAGCTTTCAGCAGGTTTATGGCAATGCCCTTTCAAATCCCAAAAAGAAGGACTTGCTTAATATGGCAGTAAAACTCAGAAAGTCCGGTCTGTTTTTCAGAACAGGCTATTTCTTTTCCGGCCGGCACTACAGATCCACACGATTTGAAACCCTGGTTTTCAGGTTGCTTGTGGTCGCCGGACACTGA
- a CDS encoding glycosyltransferase has product MTITAAHSFPVWLPQTQTWLYQQVRSLPDDITSHIICKETLNEDQFNLPNIHSLSGPASKRSKITTRLFRHADYHLYTYRMCRKLGPGILHSHFGPVGWKNHKVLRLFNAHNVKQMKHIVTFYGQDVDHLPKVNPKWRSRYRDMFRHIDLVLCEGPFMAEKVVSLGCPENRVAVHRLGVDLDAIPYQPRSLEENEPVKILMAAAFRPKKGFQYGLKALEKLAGRFDFRITLVGDETGDEVSAEEKKKILKYTADSKLADRITLKGFITAGDLTRLALDHHIYLAPSLTADDGDSEGGAPVSLIEMAASGMPAVSSNHCDIPQVIKHGTNGLLSEERDADSLAQHLEYLIRHPEKWKEFGSKSRRHIESQFNASVQGQRLAEIYRNVIRGVSGPATVKKPGGTAKKPRLLFISHSGGLYGAERSLLELLTGLQRRKMYDLLVFLPEKSGLAAELESRGIGYRVIPYSRWIGSRYVRLAGFARSLNNRIQKKQMVREAEAWDPDLVYTNSLSTPVGAMMAAELSGLQKRTIPHIWHARELPGNPDFRFGLFDAGTRKAMNYIRASTGHIISNSRFLAGELDTMLKSTTGAARTNDSPKSDPELHSGPELHVVYNGFDYREFEDAAGVNFDCISQRTAGSSREAGSPADKSQKRPWKLVMAGGINEAKNHAEALEAVSILHKQGLQIALTIYGSGDRATVAKLKNHIRSMSLEEYVTLAGHKTSVNDIYSGADMLLVTSRIETFGRSAVEAMLSGCAVVSSDAGAMPEVVSDGETGLIYRSGDAASLAQQIKKLSEDPGYHERVVTNARKYAQQKFTAEAYVRDIEQVITSAVNV; this is encoded by the coding sequence ATGACAATAACTGCAGCACACAGTTTTCCGGTATGGCTTCCCCAGACGCAGACCTGGTTGTATCAGCAGGTGCGTTCCCTTCCCGATGATATAACCAGCCACATTATCTGCAAGGAGACTCTGAACGAGGATCAATTCAACCTGCCGAATATCCATTCACTTTCCGGGCCGGCTTCAAAACGCTCAAAAATCACCACCCGGCTGTTCAGACATGCGGATTATCATCTCTATACATACCGGATGTGCCGCAAGCTTGGTCCGGGCATTCTGCACTCACATTTTGGTCCGGTCGGATGGAAAAACCATAAGGTGCTTCGCTTGTTTAATGCACATAACGTGAAGCAGATGAAACACATCGTCACATTTTACGGGCAGGATGTTGATCATCTTCCAAAGGTGAACCCGAAGTGGAGATCGCGTTACCGCGATATGTTCCGCCATATTGATCTTGTTTTGTGCGAAGGGCCGTTTATGGCCGAAAAGGTGGTTTCCCTTGGTTGTCCGGAAAACCGTGTTGCTGTTCACCGGCTTGGTGTTGATCTGGATGCGATTCCGTATCAGCCGAGGAGTCTTGAAGAAAATGAGCCAGTTAAAATTCTCATGGCGGCTGCGTTTCGGCCAAAAAAAGGATTTCAATACGGGCTTAAAGCGCTGGAAAAGCTGGCCGGACGGTTTGATTTCAGGATTACCCTGGTTGGTGATGAAACCGGAGATGAGGTTTCTGCTGAGGAGAAAAAGAAGATTCTGAAGTATACTGCTGATTCAAAACTGGCTGACAGAATTACGCTGAAAGGATTCATTACTGCCGGCGATCTTACCCGTCTTGCCCTTGATCATCACATTTATCTTGCTCCCAGTCTGACGGCTGACGATGGCGACAGTGAGGGCGGGGCTCCGGTTTCACTGATAGAAATGGCGGCATCCGGAATGCCCGCTGTTAGTTCAAATCATTGTGACATTCCACAAGTTATAAAGCATGGTACCAATGGTTTGCTTTCTGAAGAACGGGATGCTGACAGCCTCGCGCAGCACCTTGAATACCTGATCAGGCATCCTGAAAAATGGAAAGAGTTCGGCAGCAAATCACGCAGGCATATCGAGTCGCAATTCAATGCTTCGGTTCAGGGACAGCGGCTGGCAGAAATTTACCGAAATGTCATCCGGGGCGTGTCCGGCCCCGCTACAGTTAAGAAGCCTGGCGGCACGGCAAAGAAACCCCGCCTTCTGTTCATCTCGCACAGTGGAGGATTATATGGTGCTGAGCGCTCGCTTCTTGAGCTCCTTACAGGTCTTCAGCGGAGAAAAATGTATGATTTGCTTGTATTTCTGCCGGAGAAAAGCGGGCTGGCTGCAGAGCTGGAAAGCCGGGGCATCGGCTACCGGGTCATCCCCTACTCCCGCTGGATCGGCAGCAGATATGTCCGTCTTGCAGGTTTTGCAAGAAGCCTGAACAACCGGATTCAAAAAAAACAGATGGTGCGTGAAGCGGAAGCATGGGATCCGGACCTTGTCTACACCAACAGTCTGAGTACACCTGTGGGGGCAATGATGGCAGCAGAGTTGTCCGGATTACAAAAACGAACTATCCCGCACATCTGGCATGCCCGTGAACTGCCCGGCAACCCCGATTTTCGATTCGGCTTGTTTGATGCCGGAACAAGAAAAGCCATGAATTACATAAGAGCTTCGACCGGCCACATTATCAGTAATTCCCGTTTTCTTGCGGGGGAGCTTGATACCATGTTGAAATCAACAACTGGTGCTGCCAGGACTAATGATTCGCCCAAATCCGATCCAGAACTGCATTCCGGACCAGAACTTCATGTTGTATACAACGGTTTTGATTATCGCGAGTTTGAAGATGCTGCCGGAGTCAACTTTGACTGCATCAGCCAGAGAACAGCGGGAAGCTCCCGGGAAGCCGGAAGTCCGGCGGATAAATCCCAAAAGCGCCCATGGAAACTTGTAATGGCCGGCGGGATCAACGAAGCAAAGAATCATGCAGAGGCATTGGAAGCTGTCTCTATTTTGCACAAACAGGGATTGCAGATTGCACTGACCATTTACGGCAGCGGTGACCGTGCGACGGTAGCAAAACTGAAAAATCATATCCGGTCGATGAGTCTGGAGGAGTACGTAACACTGGCAGGACACAAAACCAGCGTTAATGATATTTATTCCGGGGCTGATATGCTGCTGGTCACCTCACGTATTGAGACATTTGGCCGCTCTGCTGTGGAAGCAATGCTGTCAGGCTGCGCAGTGGTCAGCTCCGATGCCGGAGCCATGCCTGAGGTGGTTTCGGATGGTGAAACAGGGCTGATTTACCGGAGCGGGGATGCGGCAAGCCTGGCGCAGCAAATCAAAAAACTTTCAGAAGATCCCGGGTATCATGAACGCGTGGTTACCAATGCCCGAAAATATGCACAACAGAAATTTACGGCTGAAGCCTATGTCCGGGATATTGAGCAGGTCATTACATCAGCTGTTAACGTTTGA
- a CDS encoding MOP flippase family protein, which translates to MSLQQKAYRGAGWSGLSGMISNGLELLKYIALARILEPGDFGLLAMAMVIISIGRIFADGGTSNAVIHFRNQSSRQLSTLFWINILAGSALYLIVLLTAPFFATFYGEPEVRQLLQLGGIILPIYAAGALFEVLIRKNLDFKKITIAETTAAVAGFATATGLALAGWGVYSLIWSHIVTAGILTAIYMAVEMRKWKPSFCFSPGEVWEHIRFGLYQMGERGLNIYSMRIDHLIIGRFFGPEILGAYHIAYQVVLFPISRLSPLLNRVALPVFAARQEDHSVLRNGYIKLVSGIVSLMMPFFIIVSLSAPWLVPFLFGDGWLLTAQLMPLMALVGVLRMMGNPSGNILLSKGKAKLAFYWNLAAAVVTTAVYLIGAQYSVFVLLTLYIAANLLYLGIGQWLLVNRIIGLTFSRLFSEMKLFVPLLIVPFLLTFIIKNVISNVWDVTGWMRGDVPVSAVLTRLYDAWQYGLFRADGSMMYDLAMILAIAAVFLITYIPLFWRYQSGSVREFWQAVRKDGHGS; encoded by the coding sequence ATGAGCCTGCAGCAAAAAGCTTACAGGGGTGCCGGATGGAGCGGTCTTTCGGGGATGATATCGAACGGGCTGGAGCTGCTGAAGTATATCGCCCTGGCGAGAATTCTGGAACCCGGTGATTTCGGACTGCTGGCCATGGCGATGGTCATTATCAGTATCGGCCGGATATTTGCGGATGGCGGGACAAGCAATGCCGTCATCCACTTTCGAAACCAGTCGTCTCGTCAGCTTTCTACCCTGTTCTGGATCAATATTCTTGCCGGTTCGGCACTCTATCTCATCGTACTTCTGACAGCTCCGTTCTTTGCCACATTTTACGGTGAGCCGGAAGTGCGGCAGCTGCTGCAGCTGGGCGGAATCATCCTTCCAATTTATGCCGCCGGCGCCCTTTTTGAAGTGCTGATACGCAAAAATCTTGACTTCAAAAAGATTACGATTGCCGAAACCACGGCTGCCGTTGCCGGATTTGCCACAGCCACGGGTCTGGCACTGGCCGGGTGGGGCGTGTATTCGCTTATCTGGTCGCATATTGTCACAGCCGGCATACTGACGGCGATCTATATGGCAGTTGAAATGCGCAAATGGAAACCGTCATTCTGCTTTTCACCCGGTGAGGTCTGGGAACATATCCGGTTCGGGCTTTACCAAATGGGAGAGCGTGGCCTGAACATCTACTCGATGCGGATCGATCATCTGATTATCGGCCGGTTTTTCGGTCCGGAAATTCTGGGTGCCTATCATATTGCCTACCAGGTGGTACTGTTTCCGATATCCCGGCTGAGTCCGTTGCTCAACAGGGTAGCACTGCCGGTATTTGCAGCCCGTCAGGAAGACCATTCCGTGCTTCGTAACGGATATATCAAACTCGTCAGCGGTATTGTGTCACTGATGATGCCGTTTTTTATCATTGTTTCGCTTTCGGCTCCCTGGCTGGTTCCGTTTCTTTTCGGGGATGGCTGGCTGCTCACCGCGCAGCTTATGCCTCTGATGGCGCTGGTTGGTGTACTCAGAATGATGGGGAATCCAAGCGGCAATATTCTGCTGAGCAAGGGCAAGGCGAAGCTGGCCTTTTACTGGAACCTGGCTGCCGCTGTAGTTACGACAGCAGTTTATCTCATTGGTGCGCAATACTCTGTATTTGTGCTGCTGACTCTTTATATTGCAGCGAACCTGCTGTACCTCGGGATCGGGCAATGGCTTCTGGTAAACCGGATTATCGGACTGACCTTCTCCCGGCTTTTTTCCGAAATGAAACTCTTTGTGCCTCTGCTGATCGTCCCCTTTTTGCTGACATTTATAATAAAAAATGTGATCAGTAACGTCTGGGATGTCACCGGATGGATGCGGGGTGATGTGCCTGTTTCGGCTGTCCTGACCCGGCTCTATGATGCCTGGCAATATGGTCTGTTCCGGGCGGATGGAAGTATGATGTATGATCTGGCAATGATATTGGCCATTGCCGCAGTATTCCTGATCACTTACATTCCGTTATTCTGGAGATATCAGTCCGGTTCAGTACGGGAGTTCTGGCAGGCTGTCCGGAAAGATGGTCATGGCTCTTAG
- a CDS encoding GNAT family N-acetyltransferase, which translates to MSRSVTDRVRFSPSDTREWNDFFRSTNVASFSQSPQWADIWTRYTNGAYQPEPWIAQLPSGKRVLFPISRQRYAAGTGNIMHAAPGGTYGSWLAGDGEELSRSEETVLIRNTAEQFGSLVMRLFPFYSDGSIRSLSGKEYPDKKLGYGSAAADASFPAEKEMAGLQIRPDRSHVLDCSEGFDVIRQSWMHGRGAMKRKIQKAEEAGVSIRRASGEKDLDTYYQLYLQTIRNWDPPPSHVYGREMFSILLADQFSGNGNVQSAADTFDPVFSNTGNNARRDKTGSNSGAEMWLADFEGDVVAGVIVLRGNRHTAYWHGCSGPEGRKLRAMNLLMARLIARSCETGDMWFDFNPSQNISGVEQFKKSFGAVAADSPVLEKTSGLTRLLAYPAIGGLASIMKRAVRRLTFRPRRSG; encoded by the coding sequence ATGAGCCGTTCCGTCACAGACCGAGTTCGTTTTTCACCATCGGATACCCGTGAATGGAATGATTTTTTCAGAAGTACAAATGTGGCATCCTTTTCCCAGTCTCCGCAGTGGGCTGATATATGGACCAGGTACACCAACGGAGCATATCAGCCTGAACCCTGGATTGCGCAATTACCATCCGGCAAACGTGTGCTGTTTCCCATCAGCAGGCAGCGGTATGCCGCCGGAACAGGCAATATCATGCATGCCGCACCGGGCGGAACGTACGGAAGCTGGCTTGCAGGCGACGGAGAAGAGTTGAGCCGCAGTGAAGAAACTGTTCTGATCAGGAACACAGCCGAGCAATTCGGATCCCTGGTCATGCGATTATTTCCCTTTTATTCTGACGGGAGCATCAGGTCGCTTTCCGGAAAGGAATATCCGGATAAAAAACTGGGCTACGGTTCCGCTGCGGCTGATGCGTCATTTCCGGCTGAAAAGGAAATGGCAGGTCTGCAGATCCGGCCGGACCGGTCACATGTACTTGACTGTTCAGAAGGTTTTGATGTCATCCGCCAGTCGTGGATGCATGGACGCGGTGCCATGAAGCGAAAAATACAGAAGGCGGAGGAGGCCGGCGTAAGTATCCGACGGGCATCCGGGGAAAAAGACCTGGATACGTATTACCAATTATACCTGCAAACCATCAGGAACTGGGACCCCCCTCCCTCCCATGTATACGGGCGGGAAATGTTTTCCATATTGCTTGCAGATCAATTTTCCGGCAATGGAAACGTACAATCTGCCGCTGACACGTTTGATCCCGTTTTCTCAAATACCGGAAATAATGCTCGACGCGATAAAACCGGAAGTAATTCCGGGGCGGAAATGTGGCTTGCCGATTTTGAGGGTGATGTTGTTGCGGGTGTTATTGTTTTGCGCGGCAACCGGCACACGGCATACTGGCACGGTTGCTCGGGTCCGGAGGGGCGGAAATTGCGGGCAATGAATTTGCTGATGGCCAGGCTGATTGCACGGTCTTGCGAGACGGGTGATATGTGGTTTGATTTCAATCCCAGTCAGAACATTTCCGGTGTGGAGCAGTTTAAAAAAAGTTTTGGTGCCGTTGCCGCTGACTCACCTGTACTGGAAAAAACTTCTGGTTTGACAAGGTTGCTGGCTTATCCGGCAATCGGAGGATTGGCGTCAATAATGAAACGTGCCGTGCGAAGACTCACCTTCAGACCACGGAGGTCCGGGTAA